Part of the Zingiber officinale cultivar Zhangliang chromosome 8A, Zo_v1.1, whole genome shotgun sequence genome, TAGTAACATGTCTTCCTCCGTTCGGACTACATATCTGGTTTCCCTCAGCGTCTTGATAATTACTTGAGCGCATGCCTATGGTATCCTCTCTAAGTCGGAAGGATTACGCTTGGACCTATCTCCCGCCAATCGAGACCTATCTGTCCCAAGCGGTGGTTACATTTATCCTCCATTCAGCCCTTTGACACTTGGGCAttgatcatcttgactttgacctccaccctgACGGTTGATCCCGTGTCAGGTGGACCTTCTCCTATCGCCGtattaatatttatgaataattttCCTGAATCTATTTATAAATAACAAAATTCATttactaaataaattttaaaaaattaaaataaataaataaatttatattatcaatctTCTAGTTAACTAatcaaaaagtttaaaaatttaaaaattttaaatagtcaaataaatttaaattatagattagataacatctaaatgaatcaacctcaaatcaaattcaaatttaaaaaaaataaatcaaacttgatcaattattttaataaattgatttatttttttaaactctatTCAATTAACTTATCAAATAAACTTTAACATCATAACATCTAACTCAGCTTATTTACCGTCCTATGAGACATACAACGCCGCGTGATGACAAAGCGACACTTTGGGATCTCAACAATTTTTCaatttatgaaaatttaaaaagtataattttaaaagtaaaaaataatagtaAACTTACTGATCACTATATTTATCtcaattttttaaaagtattttttaaccCTTACTTTCGAGAATTACTATAAGCCTTATCTTACTAATTTATTATCCTCCATAATTGAGCTTTCAGTTTGCCacatgatttttgaaataatagtTTACCTTGTATATGTTAATGAATTCGTTTGGAGCAAGTGGGTTCGAAAAACATACAAACAATCGAATAAAAAAATCCAAGTACCAAAATCTTCCAATTTCCTCCATACTTCTGCACCGCATGAGAATGATACATGATTCAACCATAATTCGGAACAATGCAACGCCAAAAGGAAAGAGAAGAGCAGAGAAATTCTAATTAACATTTTCATGAGACATATAGGAAAATTGTTCTTTCACCAGCAGTAATGGAGCGAAATTAACAATAATCATAAACAAAATGATATATCCTTCATCAACCATCAATGCAGAATGTGTGTTATTTGTAACAATTCAAAACTCAATGTAGTTTAAGTAGCATCGGAGGAGCAGACGGAACATAAACCTAAACCCCtgggaaaaaaaattagatggtAGTGACTGCAATAATGAGACAGAATACAAGTTTAAGATGTGACTAAAGATTAACTTACTATAAAATGGTGTCAAAGACGATATAATCTTAATATTTCTCAGCTAAATTAGAATGCTTCCAAAGGCAACAACAAAAATTGTTGTAAAAGATGTTCAAGCTCCAGAATGAGAGAGTGGTGATGTTGTGAACTGGCCATCTTTGTAAGTGTGGATAAACTGCTGTGGCAAGGGATGCTCTACCTACAATCATAAGGAAAATATTTGAAATACACGTACAAAACACATTGCTCAAGCCAGACTATATGATAACAGTACTATTGTGTGTGCTAAAAATCAATTACAAATTGTTTGCAATCTCATTTATCTGCTTTTGATAGGTTTCAAAAGTGATTTGCAGCTGCATTTGCAGATGTAATGCTTCATCTAATTATATATAGAGGTGTCAAACTGATCGGCCCTAAGCCTACCCATGGTCCAGCTCAACATGGAACGCTATAGGTCACACCACAGTCTAAAGGAAATGCATCATGCCAGACTATGTCCGATCCATGATGTTGGTTTGTACTAGGCACAGAGGTTGGAAGCCCGTGCCATGCCCCATCCACCATAGGATCAGCCTGTGCACGGCCAAGATATcaattattaatattatattttttataaaaaaaatattatttaataaaatatcatatttAATGGTagttattttagatttttaatttttttttaaagaaaatgggCTTGCTTGGTAGACTTGGGCTGAGCTAGGCCCAACATGACACCTAAGGGTCATTGCTTCAAGCTAGGTTGGGAGTTGGATCGTTTGGGCTTATGAAAAGCAGACGGGATCCTCTGGTCTCGCTTGCCCTGGTCCACCCCTGGACCAGGGGCAATGATTGGAGGGATTCAATGGTCCCCACCTATTTAGCAGATGGGGACCATTGAATCCCTCCAATCAGTGCAGTGGACCAAGACCTGGTCCGCTAAAAGCGGACCAAAGGATCCTGCTTTATGAACATGGGATAGTTCATGCCTAGCTTAGCTCTCATTGCTGTGTCGGGCACCACCCACTAAAACTTCCATGTATGAGTTATATCATTCTACACAATTAGCATCAAAGTATTCATATCCTCCTAGGAAACTATGGCTATGTTTGGTGAGGGATAATCggccttgtaatgtaattttgattaCGTTACAAAATTGATTACTTTATTTGATACAATTTTAAAggtataatgtaatgtaatttaaattacaaaaaggtaataaaattttataatctgaATTACAAGGCCAACAACATGTAATTACATTACAAGCTTGATTACATTATCCTAACCAAACATAGCCTATATTTCAATGCACATACTTGTATATTACATATACATACTAAATATAGAGGGATTGAGAAACTTAACCTGTAAACAAAACTTAGCTAGGATCAACATTGAGCTAAAACATATACCCAAAGCACGTATACAAGTTAGAACACATGAGAAGTACACCAATATCAAATTATGAAACAAAATTATACGGCACTGAGTAATTTTTTACATTGTAAAAGGCTATTGATTTTAAGACTTGTCATGATTATTGTATTTGTGTGAATTATGCCAGTGAGGGTAATGACTTAGATACAACCTATGAACTAAATGAATGATCTAAGACAAGAACAATTATCATGCTAATATAGGCACAACTTTGCTAGGTAAGATCTCAAATAAATATCTAACACAGAATGGAATAAGAATTGAACAAAAATTGTGATTCTTCACTGAACTCCCACTGACAAcaactataaccaagttaaaaacACACCCTTACTGAAGAAAAGTGAAATACTGTCATACAGGGAAAACATAATATGACCAATATGCTTTTTACCTGAGACGtcttagttatttataaaattaaaatgaaagatACTATACAGTTATGTTCAAACCAACAAAATTTTGTTGCTTGAAATTGTATTGAAGTTCGATTTTCAAACTTACAACCGAAATTCAACATAGAAAAAAGGTAGTAAACTAGGGCAAAAGATAATGTGTTTCTCCTTACATTAAAATAACTTGAACATCAAGAAAACAAAGAAACTTACCCAGTCACTATTAGGACCTGCATCTGGGACCAACACATTAATATCACTTGACTTAGCAGTAGTTATAGAAGCCCCAAGTGAATCATTGCTCAGATATAATTGGCAGCCAGAAGTATTGTCTATCGATATAGTTGGTGCACAACTCTGGATACACGAGCATTGTTCAGAAAAGCAACAAGGTATCAACCCTAGTAAATTAGAAAACTAAACATAAGCACAGTCATGCATAATTAAGAAGTCTACTCAACTGGCTTCCAGCATAAATGTGGGATATGCTGTTGTGTTTACCAAAATATACAGACAATCAATGATGGAATATTATGCATGAGTCTACGACATTATATTGGATATAACCCCTCAGAAAAGATGAATGTACACCTCTAATCTAGAAACATGTATGATAAAATAATAAGCTTATCCAACACTCTTCAAGCTAGAACATAGATGTTATGCTTTAGTTCCTTATTTTCTGTTTGTTATTTTTATTCAGTTGAGTTTTCATTTTACATGGTTTTATTTATGTCTGATGAATCCTTCAATTTCAAATGCTCCATCTGACTATTTTGATCCAACCTACAATTTTCCAGAACTAATTCCAATTCAATATAATTTTACTTCTGGAAATCTGAAAAAAGAAATACCTCACTTTGCTACACAAGAGATACTGTCATACCTGACATTGCACTTCAACACCATTGCAGTTTACAATTTCAAAAGCAGCTACAACCTCCTAAATGACAaacatgaacaaaaaaaaaaaaaaatgaaaacaccATTTCTCCATTATTGTACTGATACAAGCTGATTGGTGAAGTCAATCAGTCCAGGCACAAGAATATTTTTCACTAACCGTGAACAGGACCCCCATTTTAGTGCATTTATCAACAGTTATGTTATTCACTTTTCCTGCATAACACAATCAGgtgcaaataaataaataaatataaaaggaCACTGTTATATTTCTGCATGTATAAATATTGCAAATTACACCAAAACTGAAGATAAAAATGAAGAATTGCCTTTGACTTGTAATACTGAATCCTTGCACCCGTATATGTATACAGACTGCTTTGTGTCACAGTCTTCAATAATCAAGTTCTTATTTCCAATGTGATTTTCAACTGCCCATCTGCCCAAAGTATAGTTTTATACAATAATTTCCAACAAAAAAACGTTGAGCATAGAAAGACAAAGAAATTCAACACTGGTAAAGCTATTAAAGTCATGAGAATTTTAGGAAGTTGAAGGTAGCCTCACTTGCGTCCCATTTGGAGCTCCAACTTGGGGGGCACTTTGGTGTTTGTAAAAGAACTGGCACAACCACCTTTTTCAGCTGAGGCTACTGCACCACTTCTATCAACACAGTTTTTAGTCTTCATATCATCTGTAACTTTTCTCAAGCCTATGAAATAGGGAACAAAATCAATACCTCTGACTATCACTAGGTTAAGAAAAAAGGAGGCAAAAAACTGAGAGTTTAAACAATGGACCTGCAGTTACTGAATTTCCTGAATTGATTTCTTCGAAGACAGCAGACATTCCTCCTCTAGGACGTGATTGTACAGTTTCTGCGGAAATAAGAGGAGCTTTTGGTGGTGGTGGTGCACCAGGGGTGCTTGATGTAGGAGCTTTTATGCTTGAAGAAGATGACGGCAATGTTGACACAGCTATGCCCCAAGCAGGACCCAGGGGGTAGAAGTTCTTTACATAGTCACACAAGCCAGGGAAATACAATTCCTTCATTGACTTTGCCCAATTTATATGTTCTGGTTCCTTATTCTTATATTCCACAAGAATCTAAATATTCAAAAAAGGGATATTATTTCACTGTAAAATAAAGAAATTGATGAATAGAGATAAATAGCTAATACCAAAATGATTGTAGTTTGATAAATTAGTAAAAGCAAAGAAATTtccttctcaaaaaaaaaaacaaagaaatttgTAGTACTGTATTTgttaaatttataaattgtagACTAATATATGGAAGCATGTGTTAAATTATAGCCTTATATTCTAGGAATTGATGAAGTTGAAGTAGGTTACGAACtaacaaaaaaatataaaagtatgactattaaattaatttaatgtttGGACTTCAGAGAACTCTTTTTGCAGACTTTAACATACTGGATTTAGACATTGAAAGTGGCTAGGTCTATTAGTCACGCATAATTGCTTGCTCCCCTTAGGACTGTTATGGCATACAAAAGCTAAGGCAGAGTGTGATAAGTTGGTGAGTCCATTGGATGTTCTCATGCATAGGATCTATAGGAACAAATGGTTGTCTATTTTTCTATTTGCAAAAGGTATAACAGTTAATGGGCACCTTTGTTAGTTCACTAAAATCTACTTTGATTGTCAAATATTGGGATTTCAATAGATTATGGAGATCAAGCTACTAATTTGACTATTAACAACCACATCTCTACATAGCATGAGTATTGATTCCATATAATAGGAAGTGATAGATATTATGAAGCAAACCGAAATACTTCCCAATCATAGTAGTAggatacttaaaaataataaaagatatacaCAATGAATGTAGAACTTCTATTgtccattttttttaatatagaaaAGCCTTATGCCCAAATCTGACTGCTTTAGCTTATGACTTAGTCAAAGAAATTTTCCATCCCCTCCAAACAATCTTCAACTATCCATTTTAACcataaactgaaaaaaaaaacattgtaaTAAATGAATCCCTGATTCTTGATATACAAATTCCATGTCACTGGTTTCTACATATATAACAAAGAGTAGCCCTGTGCTTACCTTATTGCTGTAGAATTCAGCCATTTGCCAGCTTTCTTCTAAATGTGCACTTGGCATTCTCATGCCTAGAAGTTGGCATTTTTGAGGATTGAAAGCAAATTACTCAAGTATCATCTGTTGATAAATTAGTAAATATGCTGATGAGGGAAGGATTACTAATATACTAACCACAGTCCTTTCCTGTGTAACCTATCCAAGCCAGAGCTGTTAAACTATCAGCAACTGCTTTTAAATGGTTGAAATATTCAGATCGTTTCCCTTCGGTTAGGGAATTGGCTTTGGCAATCACATTATTGAGTGGCCTCAAAAACTCTGCCGTACCAGCAACACCTGGATTCTGCAGGCATCAACTGAATTTATAAGATCCCTAGAAACATTAAGGAACTAGAAAGATTACAGACATCACCTGCTtctcaaggaaaaataatttaactaactaATTGAAAATAAGGAATGTGAACAAATTAAGGAAGTTAGCAAGAAATGAACCTGTTATTTTGACAGCTAAGTGCATTAAGTTTTGGAGCTAAATGTGGTAATAAGGTGATAGAAATAGCATTTTTGTATGCAGATATGAAAATCTATTGGTACAATATGACTTTAGCTCCTATGTGGAAAGGATTTCCAAATGTATAACACTATAATTTATGTTCCCAGTCATTCCAAGCTGCAAAACTGAGTGGCCAAAAACCTTTTGCAACAGAAAAACATAGCAGATGTAAGACAAACACCAGTCAATAACTTCTTTAATCAACATTGGACGTACCTAATTTT contains:
- the LOC122011466 gene encoding cyclase-associated protein 1-like, which translates into the protein MEEELMTRLEVAVARLEALSAEPPSPAASSRSICHDAAMDTSISAFDDLVSDSLGRVLEAAGKIGGEVLDATKVMEEAFSVLKQLIVKSKRCQNPGVAGTAEFLRPLNNVIAKANSLTEGKRSEYFNHLKAVADSLTALAWIGYTGKDCGMRMPSAHLEESWQMAEFYSNKILVEYKNKEPEHINWAKSMKELYFPGLCDYVKNFYPLGPAWGIAVSTLPSSSSSIKAPTSSTPGAPPPPKAPLISAETVQSRPRGGMSAVFEEINSGNSVTAGLRKVTDDMKTKNCVDRSGAVASAEKGGCASSFTNTKVPPKLELQMGRKWAVENHIGNKNLIIEDCDTKQSVYIYGCKDSVLQVKGKVNNITVDKCTKMGVLFTEVVAAFEIVNCNGVEVQCQSCAPTISIDNTSGCQLYLSNDSLGASITTAKSSDINVLVPDAGPNSDWVEHPLPQQFIHTYKDGQFTTSPLSHSGA